A genomic region of Catalinimonas niigatensis contains the following coding sequences:
- a CDS encoding ABC transporter permease, with protein MFWNYLKIARRHLVKHSVFAFINVLGLGLGMACCLFIYLFVRHELSYDDFHPKKDQLYRIVYHANNDYDFAQVPPPLAPLVQSNLSGVEATARAYRRSLSVSIPDPTGMGNVQDYEEENVFMVDSTFFRLFELEFLAGNANEDLSQAQKAIINEELAAKYFGEQWQYNSPIGQTIMLEGVHPYQIAAVVRDFPENSHLSFNILLPYEDMFALMDDERREGMRENLANNWVISHSHSYVLLKEGVNPAEVDKGMEQLLQTYAPEPLRVGQSFTLQAVPDIYLNPDVYLNPGPVSDISYIYTFVGIALITLLIACFNFINLATAQSLKRSKEVGMRKVLGARKLQLFLQFLGESLLISFLALLLAVLIISVTLPEFNNITQKSFTFADLLNGPVLLAFLGIFFLTGILGGSYPAFYTTNIKLALILKNKAPLRKGWANLSLRQALVLVQFTMSIALIAGTVIIFQQLNFLQSRPLGFVKEAMITVPLYSDNLNNVFGAGDANMRQRMNTFEESLLQNASIEAVTLSSGVLGLSVVSRRTEPEGVETEGRLFIPTMAVDYDFSETYGLEIVAGRDFDIAAGSDHIDAFMINESAVRNFNWGTSEEALGKEIELEGKVGYVIGVVKDFHYTSLHSPIGSLVMGVSVPLFNTFSIRAQGSNLNETLAFVEQQWKEFFPHKAFEYDFLDEQLRQAYQTEDRVGNIIGIFALLAIFVSCLGSYGLALLLAKQKEKEISIRKVLGANIAHIVSMLTKGYFVLILIASILAVPLAYWGMNRWLENFAYRTDMNWWLFGIAIFLVLIIATFTISFQTIKAAIANPVNALKDE; from the coding sequence ATGTTCTGGAATTATCTCAAAATTGCCCGCCGTCATCTCGTCAAACATAGCGTATTTGCGTTTATTAATGTGCTGGGACTGGGTCTGGGCATGGCCTGTTGCCTGTTTATCTACCTTTTTGTCAGGCACGAACTGAGCTATGATGACTTTCATCCCAAAAAAGACCAGCTCTACCGCATCGTCTACCATGCCAATAATGATTATGACTTCGCCCAGGTGCCACCGCCTCTGGCTCCCTTGGTACAAAGCAACCTATCCGGCGTAGAAGCTACTGCCCGTGCCTATCGGCGTAGCCTGAGCGTCAGTATTCCTGATCCTACAGGGATGGGCAATGTGCAGGATTATGAAGAAGAAAATGTGTTTATGGTAGATTCTACTTTCTTCCGGCTTTTTGAGCTGGAATTTCTTGCCGGAAATGCCAATGAAGACCTCTCTCAGGCACAAAAAGCCATCATTAACGAAGAACTGGCCGCCAAGTATTTCGGAGAACAGTGGCAATATAATTCTCCCATTGGCCAGACGATCATGCTGGAAGGCGTACATCCTTATCAGATTGCCGCTGTAGTAAGAGACTTTCCTGAAAATTCTCACCTTAGCTTCAACATACTACTGCCCTATGAGGATATGTTTGCGCTGATGGATGATGAAAGGAGAGAAGGTATGCGGGAAAACCTGGCCAATAACTGGGTCATCTCTCACTCCCATTCCTATGTGCTTTTAAAAGAAGGTGTTAATCCGGCAGAAGTGGATAAGGGAATGGAACAGCTTTTACAAACCTACGCACCTGAACCGCTGAGGGTAGGACAGAGCTTTACGCTACAGGCTGTACCGGATATCTACCTCAATCCTGACGTTTATCTGAATCCCGGTCCCGTTAGCGACATTAGTTATATTTATACCTTTGTAGGCATTGCCCTCATCACTTTGCTGATTGCCTGCTTTAATTTTATCAATCTGGCTACAGCACAGTCACTCAAACGTAGTAAAGAGGTAGGGATGCGGAAAGTGCTGGGAGCACGTAAGCTCCAGTTATTTTTACAGTTTTTGGGCGAATCTCTGCTGATCAGCTTTCTGGCGCTTTTATTGGCTGTATTGATCATCAGCGTTACGCTGCCGGAATTCAACAATATTACGCAGAAAAGCTTCACCTTTGCTGACTTACTCAATGGTCCGGTATTGCTGGCCTTTTTAGGAATATTCTTTCTTACCGGAATTCTGGGAGGCAGTTACCCGGCTTTTTATACCACCAACATCAAACTGGCACTGATCCTTAAAAATAAAGCCCCACTACGCAAAGGCTGGGCTAATTTATCATTAAGGCAGGCTCTGGTATTGGTGCAGTTTACCATGTCCATCGCCCTGATTGCCGGTACAGTCATCATCTTCCAGCAACTGAATTTTCTACAGAGCCGTCCGCTGGGCTTTGTCAAAGAAGCTATGATTACAGTGCCTCTTTACAGTGATAACCTGAACAATGTGTTTGGTGCAGGGGATGCTAATATGCGGCAACGGATGAATACTTTTGAAGAAAGCCTGCTGCAAAATGCCAGTATTGAAGCCGTCACCCTTTCTTCCGGAGTCCTGGGATTGAGTGTGGTCTCCCGCAGAACCGAACCGGAAGGCGTAGAAACTGAAGGAAGACTTTTTATCCCCACCATGGCGGTGGACTATGATTTTAGCGAAACTTACGGCTTAGAGATCGTAGCCGGTCGGGATTTTGACATTGCCGCCGGTTCTGACCATATAGATGCGTTTATGATCAATGAAAGTGCAGTCAGAAACTTCAACTGGGGAACATCGGAAGAAGCACTGGGCAAAGAAATTGAGCTGGAAGGCAAAGTAGGATATGTGATAGGCGTTGTCAAAGACTTCCATTATACCTCACTGCACAGCCCTATAGGCTCACTGGTGATGGGAGTATCCGTACCTTTGTTCAACACTTTTTCTATCCGAGCGCAGGGAAGCAATCTGAACGAAACGCTGGCCTTTGTGGAGCAGCAGTGGAAAGAGTTTTTCCCTCATAAAGCCTTTGAATATGACTTTCTGGATGAACAATTGCGTCAGGCCTATCAGACGGAAGACCGAGTAGGTAACATCATCGGAATTTTTGCGCTTCTGGCCATCTTTGTATCCTGTCTGGGTTCTTATGGCTTGGCCTTACTGCTGGCCAAGCAAAAAGAGAAAGAGATCAGCATTCGCAAAGTACTGGGAGCCAATATTGCCCATATCGTCAGCATGCTGACCAAAGGTTACTTTGTGCTTATCCTGATAGCCAGTATTCTGGCGGTACCGCTGGCTTACTGGGGCATGAACCGCTGGCTGGAAAACTTTGCCTACCGCACAGACATGAACTGGTGGCTGTTTGGCATAGCCATATTCCTGGTATTGATTATTGCTACTTTTACCATCAGTTTCCAAACCATCAAAGCAGCTATTGCCAATCCGGTAAATGCGCTGAAGGACGAATAA
- a CDS encoding type II toxin-antitoxin system RelE family toxin yields MKYQVIFTNKVAKAIRQLNKKDIPHIIEKAESLAKDPRPEGSKKLSGIQEDFWRIRVGNYRIIYLIKDEIKIVKITKVGHRKDIYRKK; encoded by the coding sequence TTGAAATATCAGGTAATATTTACCAACAAGGTAGCCAAAGCCATCCGACAGCTTAATAAAAAAGATATTCCTCATATCATTGAAAAAGCGGAATCCTTAGCGAAAGACCCTCGCCCTGAAGGCAGCAAAAAGCTCTCTGGTATTCAGGAAGACTTCTGGCGCATCAGAGTAGGCAATTACAGGATCATTTATCTTATTAAAGATGAAATCAAGATCGTCAAAATCACAAAAGTAGGCCATCGTAAAGACATCTACCGCAAAAAATAA
- a CDS encoding xylulokinase: MIDSSEGYLLGYDLGSSSIKASLLSVNSGEVLASATSPDQEMAMEAPQDGWAEQDPEMWWEHLVKATQALKAKHGTALSQVKAIGISYQMHGLVLVDQNHQVLRPSIIWCDSRAVKIGREASQALGDKYSLGHLLNSPGNFTASKLKWVKENEPDIYKRIYKMMLPGDYAAMKLTGEICTTVSGLSEGIMWDFREQSLAGKLLEYYGINPDFIPTVVPTFADQGNLTKESADHLGLPAGIPVAYRAGDQPNNAWSLNVLEPGEVATTAGTSGVIYGVSDQLDYDPQSRVNTFAHVNYSKQDPRYGILACVNGTGIQNSWLKNNLVGGNSNIDYEAMNLLAAQAPIGSAGVTVLPFGNGAERTLANAEIDAHIHGIKFNNHSQSHILRAAQEGIVFALKYSFDILQGMGMQIRKVKAGRANMFLSPIFREAFANTTGAEVELYNTDGSVGAARGAGVGAGVYADFKEAFAGLKQVGEVVPEPEKQSQYQEAYERWHTLLQQHLASAKAL, from the coding sequence ATGATTGACAGTTCTGAAGGTTATTTATTAGGATATGATCTGGGAAGTTCTTCCATTAAAGCTAGTCTGCTGAGTGTAAATAGCGGAGAAGTGCTGGCCAGCGCCACTTCGCCCGATCAGGAAATGGCGATGGAAGCGCCACAGGATGGCTGGGCTGAGCAGGACCCGGAAATGTGGTGGGAGCATCTGGTCAAAGCTACCCAGGCTTTAAAAGCCAAGCATGGAACAGCCTTATCTCAGGTAAAAGCCATTGGCATCTCTTACCAGATGCATGGTCTGGTGCTGGTAGACCAAAATCATCAGGTGCTGCGTCCCTCTATCATCTGGTGCGACAGCCGTGCCGTCAAGATAGGCCGCGAAGCCAGTCAGGCTTTGGGTGATAAGTACAGTCTGGGACATCTGCTCAACAGCCCCGGCAACTTTACCGCCTCTAAACTCAAGTGGGTCAAAGAGAATGAACCTGATATTTATAAACGCATCTACAAAATGATGCTACCTGGTGATTATGCTGCCATGAAGTTGACCGGCGAAATCTGCACGACCGTATCTGGCCTTTCGGAAGGAATTATGTGGGATTTTCGAGAACAGTCTTTGGCTGGTAAACTGCTAGAGTATTATGGTATCAATCCTGATTTTATTCCCACTGTTGTCCCTACCTTTGCCGATCAGGGTAATTTAACAAAGGAAAGTGCTGATCATTTAGGTTTACCTGCGGGTATACCAGTAGCTTACCGCGCAGGCGATCAACCCAACAATGCCTGGTCTTTGAATGTGCTGGAGCCCGGTGAAGTGGCTACGACCGCCGGTACTTCAGGCGTGATTTATGGGGTAAGTGACCAACTGGATTATGATCCTCAATCACGGGTCAATACTTTTGCCCATGTCAATTATAGTAAGCAGGACCCTCGCTATGGCATTCTGGCCTGTGTAAATGGCACAGGGATACAGAATAGCTGGCTGAAAAATAATCTGGTAGGCGGGAATAGCAACATAGATTACGAAGCCATGAATTTATTGGCTGCCCAGGCTCCCATAGGCTCCGCCGGAGTGACTGTGCTGCCTTTTGGTAATGGTGCGGAGCGCACTTTGGCGAATGCTGAAATAGACGCCCACATTCACGGCATAAAATTCAACAATCACAGTCAGAGCCATATACTGAGGGCAGCACAGGAAGGCATCGTCTTCGCCCTGAAATATAGTTTTGACATCTTACAGGGCATGGGCATGCAGATTCGCAAGGTAAAAGCGGGCAGAGCCAATATGTTCCTGAGCCCCATCTTCCGCGAAGCTTTTGCCAACACCACTGGTGCCGAAGTAGAGTTATATAATACAGACGGCTCAGTAGGGGCTGCCCGTGGTGCGGGTGTTGGTGCGGGTGTTTATGCTGACTTCAAAGAAGCTTTTGCCGGACTCAAGCAGGTAGGAGAAGTGGTACCAGAACCAGAGAAGCAGTCGCAATATCAGGAAGCTTACGAACGCTGGCATACTTTGCTGCAACAACATTTGGCATCGGCAAAAGCATTATAA
- a CDS encoding TetR/AcrR family transcriptional regulator, whose protein sequence is MSEMISQAPQEKSLAEISKEKILFTAMQLFANNGFHKTTAATIAQACHISHGLLFYHFKSKEGLLQAVVDYSIHKIKGILSIEDIHLVPGSASSKQLEQIIRKYRISLVEERAFWELYHSLVFQPDLKDDAAQQLIGAFDDHRKQLIHFFEQLGYLSATETMQQFEAMRSGITIAYLMYGTSYPVERLFKNLVERFS, encoded by the coding sequence ATGTCTGAAATGATTTCTCAAGCGCCACAGGAAAAATCTTTAGCTGAGATAAGCAAAGAAAAAATTCTGTTTACTGCGATGCAACTCTTCGCCAACAATGGCTTTCATAAAACCACTGCTGCCACCATTGCCCAAGCCTGCCATATTTCTCACGGATTGCTGTTCTATCACTTCAAAAGCAAAGAAGGCTTACTACAGGCTGTTGTTGACTACAGCATACACAAGATCAAAGGAATTTTAAGTATTGAAGATATCCACCTGGTACCAGGCTCAGCTTCTTCAAAACAGTTGGAACAGATTATCCGGAAATACAGAATATCATTGGTAGAAGAGCGTGCATTCTGGGAATTGTATCACTCCCTTGTTTTTCAGCCCGACCTCAAAGATGATGCGGCTCAACAGCTGATTGGTGCTTTTGATGACCATCGCAAACAACTGATTCACTTCTTTGAACAATTAGGATACTTAAGTGCTACGGAAACCATGCAGCAGTTTGAAGCCATGCGAAGTGGAATTACCATAGCTTATCTTATGTACGGCACTTCTTACCCGGTAGAGAGGCTTTTCAAGAATCTGGTAGAACGCTTCAGTTAA
- a CDS encoding SMP-30/gluconolactonase/LRE family protein — translation MYKYINLLFGLIFLAACNSATQEQSASQEAETDTTNYQTTGSVERISDQLDEIVSTNAKLEILAEGYEWTEGPVWIPQGSYLLYSDIPPNSIFKWKEGEGASLYLKPSGFTGENFEGREPGSNGLILDNQGKLVLCQHGDRRISRMTTPLDEPAPEFETIVDSYQGKRLNSPNDLAYLSNGDLYFTDPPYGLPGGADSDAKELDFQGVYRYSEADDELVLLTDELSRPNGIGFSPDGKTMYVANSDPERAIWMAYDVNDEGNTENGRVFYDATDMTADAPGLPDGFAVHSDGYLFATGPGGVWIFSPQGEHLGTLKTGQATANCTFNEDESVLYITADMYLMRIVLKGEAS, via the coding sequence ATGTACAAATACATCAACCTACTCTTCGGATTAATTTTTCTTGCTGCCTGTAACTCTGCTACGCAGGAGCAGTCCGCCTCTCAGGAAGCGGAAACAGATACTACTAACTATCAGACTACCGGATCTGTTGAACGTATCTCTGACCAACTGGACGAAATCGTTTCTACCAATGCGAAGCTGGAAATCTTGGCAGAAGGCTATGAGTGGACAGAAGGTCCGGTTTGGATTCCCCAGGGCAGTTATCTGCTGTATTCGGATATTCCGCCCAATAGTATTTTTAAATGGAAAGAAGGTGAAGGGGCTTCTCTTTACCTGAAACCTTCCGGTTTTACAGGAGAGAACTTTGAAGGAAGAGAACCGGGTTCCAATGGATTGATCCTCGATAACCAGGGAAAACTGGTGCTCTGCCAGCATGGAGACCGCCGCATTTCCCGCATGACCACTCCTCTGGACGAGCCTGCACCGGAATTTGAAACCATTGTAGACAGCTATCAGGGCAAACGGCTGAACAGCCCCAATGACCTGGCCTACCTCAGCAATGGTGATCTGTACTTTACTGACCCTCCCTATGGCTTGCCCGGCGGCGCTGATAGCGACGCCAAAGAACTGGATTTTCAGGGCGTATATCGCTATTCTGAAGCAGATGATGAACTGGTACTATTGACCGACGAACTCAGTCGTCCCAATGGTATTGGCTTTTCTCCGGATGGTAAAACCATGTATGTCGCTAATTCTGATCCGGAGCGAGCCATCTGGATGGCTTATGATGTAAATGACGAAGGAAACACTGAGAACGGAAGAGTTTTTTATGATGCTACCGATATGACTGCCGATGCCCCTGGCTTGCCCGACGGTTTTGCAGTACACAGTGATGGCTATCTCTTCGCGACCGGTCCCGGAGGTGTATGGATCTTTTCGCCCCAGGGAGAGCATTTGGGTACCCTCAAGACCGGGCAAGCCACGGCTAACTGTACATTCAATGAAGACGAATCTGTACTCTATATCACTGCTGACATGTATCTGATGCGTATTGTTTTGAAAGGAGAAGCCTCCTGA
- a CDS encoding ROK family protein, with protein sequence MKEVALGIDIGGTNTKFGFVDKEGNMYGETSISTVKTPPGDIDAFLKYVHEEVEALRKQTSEVLNIVGVGIGAPNGNYFTGTIEYAPNLSFRGIVPLVKLFQEYYNVPMVLTNDANAAAIGEMIYGGAKGMRNFIMITLGTGLGSGFVANGGLIYGHDGFAGEMGHLLQDPRGRVCGLGRRGCLEGYVSATGIKRTVFTLLGEMNDDSPLRDVTFNQLTASMITDMAKKGDPIALEAFDQTCDLLGQKLADMTAIFSPEAIFLLGGLAKAGNELLFEPTKKYMEQYMFPVFKNKVSLHPSALEHRNAAVLGASALAWKEMGIHVVD encoded by the coding sequence ATGAAAGAAGTAGCGCTCGGTATTGATATTGGTGGCACCAACACCAAATTTGGATTCGTAGACAAAGAAGGAAATATGTACGGAGAGACCTCCATCTCTACCGTTAAAACACCTCCGGGAGACATTGATGCCTTTCTTAAGTACGTACATGAAGAAGTAGAAGCACTGCGCAAGCAGACTTCGGAAGTACTAAATATTGTAGGGGTAGGTATAGGTGCACCGAATGGAAATTACTTTACCGGTACTATTGAGTATGCTCCTAACCTCTCTTTCCGGGGGATAGTCCCTTTGGTAAAACTTTTTCAGGAGTACTATAATGTACCTATGGTGTTGACCAACGATGCCAATGCCGCTGCCATCGGAGAGATGATCTATGGTGGAGCGAAGGGTATGAGGAATTTTATCATGATCACATTGGGTACTGGCCTGGGAAGTGGATTTGTGGCCAATGGAGGATTGATTTATGGTCATGATGGCTTTGCCGGAGAAATGGGGCACCTGCTTCAGGACCCTCGTGGCCGGGTGTGTGGCCTGGGACGCAGAGGTTGTCTGGAAGGTTATGTGTCAGCTACGGGTATTAAAAGAACAGTCTTTACTTTATTAGGAGAAATGAACGATGACAGCCCCTTACGGGATGTTACTTTTAACCAGCTTACTGCCAGTATGATCACTGATATGGCAAAAAAAGGTGATCCCATTGCTTTGGAAGCCTTTGATCAGACCTGTGACTTGCTGGGGCAGAAGCTGGCGGATATGACAGCCATTTTTAGCCCTGAAGCCATCTTTCTGCTGGGAGGATTAGCCAAAGCCGGGAATGAGCTACTTTTTGAACCTACTAAAAAGTATATGGAACAATATATGTTCCCGGTATTTAAGAATAAAGTTTCTCTACACCCCTCAGCGTTGGAGCATAGGAATGCTGCGGTGCTGGGTGCCAGTGCCTTAGCCTGGAAAGAGATGGGCATACATGTCGTAGACTAA
- the xylA gene encoding xylose isomerase: MTKGVQTSEFFPEIGKINYEGRESDHIFSYKFYDEDQVVGDKTMKDHLRFAVAYWHSFCNENSDPFGAGTRVFPWNKTKDPLDNAKYKLEAAFEFFTKLGVPYYCFHDIDIAPEGDTVAKSEKNLQEIVQMAKSYQKSTGIKLLWGTANLFSHPRYMNGASTNPDFEVVCHAGAQVKAALEATVELGGENYVFWGGREGYASLINTNMKRELDHMGHFLRMARDYGRKIGFKGNYLIEPKPAEPSKHQYDFDSATVIGFLKAQGLADDFKINVEQNHAILAGHTFAHDLQTASDAGMLGSVDANMGDVQNGWDTDYFPTDLYDCIHAMMVILQQGGIAPGGLNFDAKVRRTSSDSEDLFIAHIAGMDAFARGLLIAHDIIENSDFMKMKNKRYASFDSGKGAEYEAGKLKLEDLKNLAEAQGEPKRISGKIELFEMIVNNYIK, translated from the coding sequence ATGACAAAGGGAGTACAGACATCTGAATTTTTTCCGGAAATCGGTAAGATCAATTACGAAGGTAGAGAATCCGATCATATTTTTTCTTACAAATTTTATGATGAGGACCAGGTAGTTGGTGATAAAACCATGAAAGACCATCTGCGCTTTGCAGTGGCTTACTGGCACAGCTTCTGCAACGAGAACAGTGACCCTTTTGGGGCGGGAACACGCGTATTTCCCTGGAATAAAACCAAAGACCCTCTGGACAATGCCAAATACAAACTGGAAGCAGCTTTTGAGTTTTTTACTAAGCTGGGTGTTCCTTACTATTGCTTCCATGACATAGACATTGCCCCTGAAGGAGATACTGTAGCCAAGTCAGAGAAGAATCTTCAGGAGATTGTACAGATGGCCAAGAGTTACCAAAAGTCTACTGGTATAAAGTTGCTTTGGGGAACTGCGAATCTGTTTTCTCACCCTCGCTATATGAATGGTGCTTCTACCAATCCAGACTTTGAGGTGGTTTGTCATGCCGGAGCGCAGGTAAAGGCTGCACTGGAAGCAACAGTAGAACTGGGAGGAGAAAATTATGTGTTCTGGGGTGGTCGTGAAGGTTATGCTTCTCTGATCAATACCAATATGAAACGTGAACTGGACCACATGGGCCATTTCCTTCGGATGGCACGTGACTATGGCCGTAAGATAGGCTTCAAAGGTAATTATCTGATTGAACCCAAACCTGCCGAGCCTTCCAAGCACCAATATGATTTTGATTCAGCCACTGTCATAGGCTTCCTGAAAGCCCAGGGCTTAGCAGATGATTTCAAAATCAATGTAGAACAGAATCACGCGATACTGGCAGGCCATACCTTTGCCCATGATTTACAGACTGCTTCTGACGCTGGTATGCTGGGTAGTGTAGATGCCAATATGGGGGATGTACAAAATGGCTGGGATACCGACTATTTCCCTACGGATCTTTACGATTGCATCCATGCCATGATGGTAATACTGCAACAAGGTGGCATTGCTCCCGGAGGTCTGAACTTTGACGCCAAAGTGCGCCGTACCTCCTCAGATTCAGAGGATTTATTCATTGCACATATAGCCGGTATGGATGCCTTTGCTCGTGGTTTATTGATCGCTCATGACATTATAGAAAATTCTGATTTCATGAAGATGAAGAATAAACGATATGCTTCCTTTGACTCCGGCAAAGGCGCTGAATATGAAGCAGGAAAACTCAAATTGGAAGACCTGAAAAATTTGGCAGAAGCCCAGGGTGAGCCTAAGAGAATCAGTGGAAAGATTGAGCTTTTCGAGATGATCGTTAACAATTATATCAAGTAA
- a CDS encoding universal stress protein codes for MKNILVAIDFDERTYELVAYAAEFAKKFSSKVWIVHIAAPEPDFVGYDVGPEYVRDNRAGELRVEHKNLQLLADKLLKEGVDVEGLLVQGPTVKMILDEAQKLHADLIITGSHDHSFIYNAFVGNTSLELFKKSRIPLLTVPLDSNKENESGKR; via the coding sequence ATGAAGAACATATTAGTAGCTATAGATTTTGATGAAAGAACCTATGAGCTTGTAGCTTATGCTGCTGAGTTTGCCAAAAAATTCAGTTCAAAGGTATGGATTGTACATATTGCGGCCCCGGAACCTGATTTTGTAGGCTATGATGTCGGGCCAGAGTATGTCAGGGATAACCGTGCCGGTGAATTGAGGGTAGAACATAAAAACCTGCAATTATTAGCGGATAAGTTGCTGAAGGAGGGTGTAGATGTTGAAGGATTGCTTGTTCAGGGGCCTACTGTCAAAATGATCCTGGATGAAGCACAGAAGTTGCATGCTGATCTGATTATTACTGGTTCCCATGACCACAGCTTTATTTACAATGCTTTTGTGGGAAACACTTCGCTGGAACTCTTCAAAAAATCCAGAATTCCTTTGTTGACTGTGCCTTTGGATAGCAATAAAGAAAATGAATCAGGGAAAAGGTAA
- a CDS encoding YccF domain-containing protein: MNVIGNILWIILGGFAVALEYLIAGVLMCLTIIGIPFGIQSFKLAGASLWPFGNEVKPTPKSGSGFSTLLNVIWILLGGIWITLTHVVLGVVLCITIIGIPFGLQHFKLMRLSFTPFGYEFGDVRPG; encoded by the coding sequence ATGAATGTAATTGGAAATATACTTTGGATTATTCTGGGCGGTTTCGCTGTTGCGCTGGAATATTTGATAGCCGGTGTTCTGATGTGCCTCACCATCATTGGTATTCCTTTCGGTATCCAATCCTTTAAGCTGGCAGGAGCCAGTTTATGGCCGTTTGGCAACGAAGTGAAACCTACCCCTAAATCAGGTTCAGGTTTCTCAACGCTACTCAATGTGATCTGGATCTTGTTGGGTGGCATCTGGATCACACTCACCCACGTAGTTTTAGGCGTGGTTTTGTGCATTACGATCATTGGTATTCCCTTCGGCCTACAGCATTTTAAACTGATGCGACTCAGCTTTACTCCTTTTGGCTACGAATTTGGAGATGTAAGGCCGGGATAA
- a CDS encoding SDR family oxidoreductase, with product MKILLTGANGYIGMRLLPVLVRNGHDVVCLVRDKRRMKVDKSLQENISYHEADLLKEDSLKDLPQDLDAAYYLVHSIGASADYEKLEAKAAHNFVDNIKKTNCRQIIYLSGIVNDKHLSKHLRSRKNVEDILMKSEIPTTVLRAGIIIGSGGASFEIIRDLVEKLPVMIAPKWVSTKSQPIALRNVLQYLNGVLLKNKAYNKVFDIGGPEILSYKAMMLQFAEVRKLKRYIISVPVLSPRLSSLWLYFVTSTSFKLAQGLVDSMKNQVTVQRKGIEDIVQVDLLSYKEAVERAFDRIAQNEVMSSWKDSLNSSKININLFDHVKVPEHGVYHDIRKISFDKSKGQVINNIWSIGGDRGWYYLGFLWKIRGILDKIVGGVGLRRGRRSPIDLAPGDALDFWRVLVADKDEGRLLLYAEMKLPGEAWLEFKVMDEEGQSYLLQTATYRPQGLPGRLYWWLVYPFHGFIFPGMAKRIIHFEEKQREVAQKEQEKKEKEISA from the coding sequence ATGAAGATATTATTGACAGGAGCGAACGGCTACATTGGCATGCGTCTGCTTCCCGTACTGGTGCGTAATGGTCATGATGTGGTGTGCCTGGTGAGGGACAAGCGCCGTATGAAGGTAGACAAATCACTACAAGAAAATATTTCATATCACGAAGCTGACCTTTTGAAAGAAGACAGCCTCAAGGATTTGCCTCAGGATCTGGATGCGGCCTATTATCTGGTACACTCTATCGGTGCCTCCGCTGACTACGAAAAGCTGGAAGCAAAAGCTGCCCACAACTTTGTAGACAATATTAAAAAAACCAATTGCCGACAGATCATTTACCTTTCCGGCATAGTCAACGATAAGCACTTATCCAAGCACCTGCGCTCCCGTAAAAATGTGGAAGATATCCTAATGAAAAGCGAAATCCCGACGACTGTGCTCCGGGCAGGCATTATCATTGGATCAGGAGGGGCGTCTTTTGAGATTATCCGAGATTTGGTGGAGAAACTTCCGGTTATGATTGCTCCCAAATGGGTAAGTACCAAAAGTCAGCCCATTGCCCTTAGGAATGTTTTGCAATACCTCAATGGCGTGCTCCTGAAAAACAAAGCCTATAATAAAGTATTTGACATCGGTGGCCCCGAAATACTCAGCTATAAGGCAATGATGCTGCAGTTTGCAGAAGTCAGGAAACTAAAGCGCTATATCATTTCGGTGCCGGTACTTTCTCCCCGGCTTTCGTCTTTATGGCTTTACTTTGTTACCAGCACCTCTTTTAAGCTGGCGCAAGGCTTGGTAGACAGTATGAAGAATCAGGTGACGGTACAGCGTAAAGGAATTGAGGACATCGTACAGGTAGACTTACTCTCCTACAAGGAAGCAGTAGAACGGGCATTTGACCGCATCGCCCAGAACGAAGTCATGTCTAGTTGGAAAGATTCACTCAACAGTTCCAAGATTAATATCAATCTGTTTGATCATGTCAAAGTCCCGGAACATGGAGTGTACCATGACATTCGCAAAATTTCTTTTGACAAATCCAAAGGACAAGTCATCAACAATATCTGGAGTATAGGAGGGGATAGAGGCTGGTATTACCTGGGTTTTCTTTGGAAAATCCGGGGTATCTTGGATAAAATTGTGGGTGGTGTAGGCCTAAGGAGAGGGCGCCGTAGCCCGATAGACCTCGCCCCAGGTGATGCGCTGGATTTCTGGCGGGTACTGGTAGCCGACAAAGATGAAGGAAGATTATTGCTGTATGCTGAGATGAAACTTCCCGGTGAGGCTTGGCTGGAGTTTAAGGTCATGGATGAAGAGGGTCAATCTTATCTGCTTCAAACTGCTACTTATCGTCCGCAGGGACTGCCCGGCAGATTATACTGGTGGCTGGTATATCCTTTTCACGGCTTTATTTTCCCCGGCATGGCCAAACGTATCATTCATTTTGAAGAAAAACAGCGGGAAGTCGCCCAGAAAGAGCAGGAGAAAAAAGAAAAAGAGATTTCAGCTTAG